CAGGGTGGTGGCTCCTTCCATCGGAGGCATCGTCCTTTTCGTGGGTACAGTCCGAAACGAAAACCTTGGCCGGAGAGTGCAATACCTGGAATACGAAGCCTATCCCGAAATGGCGGAGCAGGTCTTGGCCCAAATAGGGAGTGAAATCCGGGAAAGGTGGCCTCAGGTGGAGGATGTGGCCATCGTCCACAGAATAGGGAAACTGGAAGTGGGTGAAACCAGCGTGATCATTGCGGTGGTAGGAGCGCACCGCCAAGGGCTCTTCGATGCTGCCAGCTATGCCATAGAGCGGATCAAAGAAATAGCTCCTATCTGGAAAAAAGAGGTCTGGGAAGATGGGGAAGAGTGGCTTTAAGTTGAAGTTTCTGGACATTTTCAGGCCGAAGGAGGATAGATTTCTCAGGTTGCTTATAGAGCAGGCAGCTAAGACCCTTGAAGGTCTTCAGTGCCTTAAAGAATACATGAGGGAGCCCAGTTACCAGAAAGCGCAGCGGGTAATCCAGGCTGAAAGAGAGGCCGATGAGATAAGGCGCATCCTTGTGGATGAACTCAACCGCACCTTCGTTACCCCCATTGACCGTGAGGACATCTTCGCCCTATCCAGGGCTATAGACGATGTAATTGACTATGCTTACACCACCGTGGACGAAATGGAAATCCTGGGCGTTAAACCGAACCATTACCTGCAGAAGATGGTAGCCCTTCTGGAAGAAGCTGCCAGCGAACTTTATTTAGCCGTTCTGAGGCTGGAGAAACACCCTAACATAGCCAGCGACCACGCCATAAGAGCCAAAACTTTGGAGAACCAGATGGAGAGCATCTATCGCGAAGCTATAGCCGAGCTTTTCAAAGGTCCAATAGATTCTGAACACCTGGCCTACATCCTCAAGCTTAGAGAACTCTACCGCCACCTTTCCAATGCCGCCGACCGGGGAGACGAGGCGGCCAATATAATAAGCAACATAGTAGTAAAATTGCGCTGAAGGAGGGAAAGATGTCTGCCGGCATCAAAGCTCGCACCCGTGAAGAGAGCTACAAACCTGCTATGGACAAAGCTCGCAGGGAAATAGCTCAGGTGGATCCCTGGGAGACAGCCTTCAAAGCCGCCGTTGATTACCTTGAAATAGACCTCAGAAAAGGAGAATGGTCGGTCCCTTTCTGGGGCAAGAGATATCGGGTAACCTATCCTGAGGGAATTGTTATAGAAGAGGACACCGGGAAAAGCCCCTCTATAGTAGTTAGCCTCCTTATTCTCCATTATCTCCTCACGGCGGAGGGGGTTCGTCCGGCCGATCACTGGGTTTCCTTCAGGGAGTTCCCCGGTGGGCAGGGCTATTGGCCTGTCTTCCAGGCCCGCACCGCTTTGAAACTGGCCAAAGCTTTTGGAAAAGATAAAGAAGCTTTTGAAAAAGCGGCTATGGCCCTTGGAGGGGAGAGGCTCTCCTTTGGTGATTCCTCTTTCCTCTTCCGGATGTTCCCCAGGCTGTGGGTGGCTGTGGTCCTCAACTTGGCCGATGAAGAGTTCGGCCCTTCGGTCCAGATCCTCTTTGATGCTACTGCTGGAAAGTATCTCCCCACTGAGGACCTGGTGGTTTTGGGGGAGATGCTCACCCATGGCCTTTTGAAACAGGCTGGCAAAAAGTAATGGATTTCCCTCCCCTCATCGGGGGCGTATTTATCAAAAGAGAGAACAGGTTCAGAGTGAAGGTGGAGGTGGGAGGGGAAGTTTTTACTGCTCACCTTCCCAATTCTGGCCGCCTTGAGGAGCTTCTGAGCCCTGGAAGAGCGGTTTTTGTGAGCAGAGAAGCAGGAAAGGAGCGTAAAACCCCTTTTGACCTGAAAATCGTGAAAGTGGGGGAAATTCTGGTTTCAGTGGATGCTAGGCTCCCCCGCTTTATATTTCAGGAAGCGATCGAAAAGGGCCGTTTGCCAGATTTCCATGGCTACAGGGTTATCAGAGGGGAGCCCAGATACAGAGGCGGGAGGTTTGACGTCCTTCTGGAGGGGCCTGGTGGCCAATGCCTTGTGGAAACCAAATCCGTTACCTTAGTGAAAGAAGGAGTAGCCCTTTTCCCTGACGCTCCTACCGAGCGCGGAAGGCGTCACCTTCTGGAACTCAAAGAAGCCCTGGGGGAAGGAATCAGGGCAGCGGTGGTATTCATAATTCAAAGGCAGGACGCCTTTGCCTTTTCCCCTAATTTTACAGCTGATCCGGCCTTTGTCCGGGCATTCCGGGAAGCGGTGAAGGCCGGAGTGGAAGCTCTGGCTTACACCTGTTCAGTGACGGAAAGGAGAATAGAAATCAAAGGTGAAGTTCCTGTCATAGACCTGGATTGAAAAGTTTTGAGGAGCCATCTAAAGCCATACACTAAACTGGCGCTGGGCAGAAGGCGGAAGCGGGGCAAAGTGAGCTTCGCTCTCACCGACAAGGGGCCTGCCAGCAACTGAACCACAGCAGCAGGGCAAGTCATACGTTCATACGGATTATAACCTGTTCCCTTTCGGGGCCCACCGAGATAATCCTAACGGGCACCTGGGCTAACTTTTCCACAAATAGTATATAATCCCGGGCCTGAGCTGGAAGCTCCTCAAAGCTTTTGGCCTCAGATATATCCTCTTTCCATCCGGGCATTTCGGCGTAAACGGGCTCACAATGGAAAAGGCCTGCAGTAGAAAGGGGGAACCGTTGGGTTTCTATCCCTTGGAATCTGTAAGCTACACAAACCCTGATGGGGTCGATGCCTGTGAGGACATCCAGCTTAGTTACTGCCAGTTCTGTGATCCCGTTGACCATGATAGCATACCGGAGAGCGACCATATCAAGCCACCCTGTGCGGCGCCGGCGGCCAGTGGTGGTCCCATATTCCCGGCCAATTTCGGCCAGGTGTTCCCCGATTTCATCGGTGAGCTCGGTGGGGAAGGGGCCGCCTCCCACTCTGGTGGTGTATGCTTTAGTGACTCCGATGACCTTTTCCACCCATTTAGGCCCGAACCCAAGCCCCACCATTGCTCCACCGGCTACAGGATGAGAACTGGTGACGAAGGGATATGTGCCGTGGTCTATGTCCAGGAAAGTCCCCTGAGCCCCCTCGCAGAGCACCTTTTTGCCCTCCTTTAAAGCCTCGTTTATCACCCAGGAAACATCCTCAATGTAAGGGGTAAGCCGGCGAGCGTATTCCAGTTGCTTCTGGGCTATAGAATGAGGGTCCAAGGGTTCGGAGTCGTAAAGGTCTTTAAGGAGGCGATTGGCCCTTTCTGCGGCCCTTTCCACCTTTTCTGCGAAATCCTCCTCCAGCATATCAGCAATTCGGATTCCTCGGCGAGCGAACTTTTCGGAGTAGGCGGGGCCTATTCCTCTGAAGGTAGTTCCTATGGCTCCTTTGCCCCGTGTAACCTCTTCAGCTTTATCCAGGGCGATATGGAAGGGCAGGACCAGGTGGGCACGTCCGCTTATCTTGAGGCGAGAAGGAGAGACATCAACCCCTCTTGAAGCTAGCTCATCCAGTTCCTGGCAGAGGCGTTCGGGGTTTATCACCATACCGTTTCCCAGGATGCAGATAACACCGGGGTAGAGGATGCCTGATGGGATGTGGTGGAGGCGGAAAGTCTGGCCTTTAAAGACAACGGTATGGCCAGCGTTATCGCCTCCATTGTAGCGGGCCACGAAATCGGCTTTTTGGGCCAGCAGATCCGTTATCTTGCCTTTTCCTTCATCCCCCCATTGGGCTCCTACAATCAGGGTGGCGGGCATGAATTTACCTCCGGAAGAGCCTGAGGAAATTTTAAATCAGAAACTGCGGCAAGTCAAAAAAGTCTGGGATTAACCCTCCAGTGGGTTAGTATCTCTCGATCTCCGAGCTTTTTCCGGCACTCGGTGGTCGACAGACAATAAACTCCCTCTCGGCCCTTACCAGACTTGACCAGGAGGAAGGAACAGGTAAAATAAAACCAAATTCGGCGCAAAAGCTTCGGGCAAGGCACGCACCTTAATGGTTGAAAAACTTGTATGCGGGGGAATTCGCCAAAGCCCTACAGGAACATGGAAACGGCGGCGAGCGGACTTCATGATACTGTGGTAGGATTATAGATTCTCCTTCCGCTTCTTCTATCAGTGTCTTTGCCTGCTGAAATCGCATTTTAGCCATAACGAAAAGGAGGAAATCTTGGGAAAAGGCATTGTTTGGAAAACTTTGAAGGCTTTCGCCGAAGCGCTCCTACCACCCGGCGGTTCACTGCAACCTGGCGCTGCAGATATCGGCCTGATGGAAGATCTGGAAAATCTCACGGCTCGCTTTTCGCCCGATGCATACCGCCGCTTGCAGGCTATGGCCCTGGCTCTGGAGTTCTCACCTTTGCTCTTCGCTTACTTTCGGCCCTTCAGCCACCTCCCCCCCAATGCGCAGGAGAATTTTTTGAAGTCCACCCAGCGGCATTTCCTCCTCCGACCTGTTGTTAACCCACTAAAGATGTTTTGCACTATGGTTTACTGCTCTAACCCTCGCATAACTTCGCTCTTGGGATATAATGCAAGTCCTTTCAAGCCCTTTGAAGGCCCA
This is a stretch of genomic DNA from Anaerolineae bacterium. It encodes these proteins:
- a CDS encoding MoaD family protein; translation: MKVKVKLFALYREKAGTGELWLELPEGAVVQDALNALGNLFPDLEELLGRAFFALNKRYVQPQDPLKEGDELAVFPPVSGGAKKFEITRFPLSADEVMARVVAPSIGGIVLFVGTVRNENLGRRVQYLEYEAYPEMAEQVLAQIGSEIRERWPQVEDVAIVHRIGKLEVGETSVIIAVVGAHRQGLFDAASYAIERIKEIAPIWKKEVWEDGEEWL
- a CDS encoding DUF47 family protein, whose amino-acid sequence is MKFLDIFRPKEDRFLRLLIEQAAKTLEGLQCLKEYMREPSYQKAQRVIQAEREADEIRRILVDELNRTFVTPIDREDIFALSRAIDDVIDYAYTTVDEMEILGVKPNHYLQKMVALLEEAASELYLAVLRLEKHPNIASDHAIRAKTLENQMESIYREAIAELFKGPIDSEHLAYILKLRELYRHLSNAADRGDEAANIISNIVVKLR
- a CDS encoding DUF3786 domain-containing protein, with protein sequence MSAGIKARTREESYKPAMDKARREIAQVDPWETAFKAAVDYLEIDLRKGEWSVPFWGKRYRVTYPEGIVIEEDTGKSPSIVVSLLILHYLLTAEGVRPADHWVSFREFPGGQGYWPVFQARTALKLAKAFGKDKEAFEKAAMALGGERLSFGDSSFLFRMFPRLWVAVVLNLADEEFGPSVQILFDATAGKYLPTEDLVVLGEMLTHGLLKQAGKK
- the sfsA gene encoding DNA/RNA nuclease SfsA, giving the protein MDFPPLIGGVFIKRENRFRVKVEVGGEVFTAHLPNSGRLEELLSPGRAVFVSREAGKERKTPFDLKIVKVGEILVSVDARLPRFIFQEAIEKGRLPDFHGYRVIRGEPRYRGGRFDVLLEGPGGQCLVETKSVTLVKEGVALFPDAPTERGRRHLLELKEALGEGIRAAVVFIIQRQDAFAFSPNFTADPAFVRAFREAVKAGVEALAYTCSVTERRIEIKGEVPVIDLD
- a CDS encoding adenylosuccinate synthase — encoded protein: MPATLIVGAQWGDEGKGKITDLLAQKADFVARYNGGDNAGHTVVFKGQTFRLHHIPSGILYPGVICILGNGMVINPERLCQELDELASRGVDVSPSRLKISGRAHLVLPFHIALDKAEEVTRGKGAIGTTFRGIGPAYSEKFARRGIRIADMLEEDFAEKVERAAERANRLLKDLYDSEPLDPHSIAQKQLEYARRLTPYIEDVSWVINEALKEGKKVLCEGAQGTFLDIDHGTYPFVTSSHPVAGGAMVGLGFGPKWVEKVIGVTKAYTTRVGGGPFPTELTDEIGEHLAEIGREYGTTTGRRRRTGWLDMVALRYAIMVNGITELAVTKLDVLTGIDPIRVCVAYRFQGIETQRFPLSTAGLFHCEPVYAEMPGWKEDISEAKSFEELPAQARDYILFVEKLAQVPVRIISVGPEREQVIIRMNV